A genomic segment from Dermatobacter hominis encodes:
- a CDS encoding phytanoyl-CoA dioxygenase family protein, translating into MLNALLVRDGWVKLPGAHLPETSRDELRAFFAAEFTGDRTGFHNDFFLPDPEFRFRATEVMAGLTYDLSQRWFAGFTPFLYTYLTKFASEQSSLFEHRDWMYVDELPGERSYILYVAVDDADDRNGMLHLVPRSHLLDGPPCGTRLIWPWLGHPDVLHRHAVPVPLKAGEAAIWDNRLIHMSFENTTPVDRIAIGLWCHRTGRGLAHFVGSDGGRVARHVVDEWFFMSQTPPQLALRDPVGPVAERFVVEPGDATEETLLRVLRGEDVTGAVEPWRFRTVEGA; encoded by the coding sequence GTGCTCAACGCCCTGCTCGTGCGCGACGGCTGGGTGAAGCTCCCGGGCGCGCACCTGCCCGAGACGTCGCGGGACGAGCTGCGAGCGTTCTTCGCCGCCGAGTTCACCGGTGATCGAACGGGCTTCCACAACGACTTCTTCCTCCCCGACCCGGAGTTCCGGTTCCGCGCTACAGAGGTGATGGCCGGGCTCACCTACGATCTGTCGCAACGGTGGTTCGCAGGCTTCACCCCGTTCCTCTACACGTATCTCACGAAGTTCGCGTCCGAGCAGAGCTCGTTGTTCGAGCACCGGGACTGGATGTACGTGGACGAGCTGCCGGGAGAGCGCTCCTACATCCTCTATGTCGCCGTGGACGACGCCGACGATCGCAACGGCATGCTCCACCTGGTGCCGAGGAGCCACCTGCTCGACGGCCCCCCGTGCGGAACGCGACTCATCTGGCCCTGGCTCGGCCATCCCGACGTGCTGCACCGCCACGCGGTGCCGGTGCCACTGAAGGCGGGCGAGGCCGCCATCTGGGACAACCGCCTGATCCACATGTCGTTCGAGAACACGACTCCGGTCGATCGCATCGCGATCGGGCTGTGGTGCCACCGCACGGGTCGAGGGCTCGCTCACTTCGTCGGCAGCGACGGCGGCAGGGTGGCGCGTCACGTCGTGGACGAGTGGTTCTTCATGAGCCAGACACCGCCGCAGCTCGCGCTGCGGGACCCGGTCGGGCCAGTGGCCGAGCGGTTCGTCGTCGAGCCCGGCGATGCCACCGAGGAGACCCTGCTGCGCGTCCTGCGGGGCGAGGACGTGACGGGCGCCGTCGAGCCGTGGCGGTTCCGCACCGTGGAGGGTGCATGA
- a CDS encoding 2OG-Fe(II) oxygenase: MSTLGQRPYRFQVGPLATDTYRETVQSPLFDPDECRRIVATLRDDGWKVAEVTKERGYGSKTDAAIRSASTQMLPELDGWVVRRLVDELARINDETFRFDLWGMPISDAPSVIRYRANEGGHFSPHIDAGPGMATRKLTYVVQLSDPEDYTGGDLVVIDGGHPASKEQGVLTVFPSVLSHVVSPVIVGERYALVGWVHGPTPS, translated from the coding sequence TGACACGTACCGAGAGACGGTCCAGTCGCCGTTGTTCGATCCCGACGAGTGCCGGCGGATCGTGGCGACGTTGCGCGACGACGGCTGGAAGGTCGCCGAGGTCACGAAGGAGCGCGGCTACGGCTCCAAAACCGACGCAGCGATCCGGTCCGCGTCGACCCAGATGCTGCCGGAGCTCGACGGGTGGGTGGTCCGACGGCTCGTCGACGAGCTCGCTCGCATCAACGACGAGACCTTCCGGTTCGATCTCTGGGGCATGCCCATCTCGGACGCGCCGTCGGTCATCCGGTACCGGGCGAACGAGGGCGGACACTTCTCCCCGCACATCGACGCCGGCCCCGGCATGGCGACGCGCAAGCTCACCTACGTGGTGCAGCTGAGTGATCCGGAGGACTACACCGGCGGAGACCTGGTCGTGATCGACGGAGGACATCCGGCGAGCAAGGAGCAGGGCGTCCTCACCGTCTTCCCGTCGGTGCTCAGCCACGTCGTGTCACCCGTGATCGTCGGCGAGCGGTACGCGCTCGTCGGATGGGTGCACGGCCCCACTCCGTCCTGA
- a CDS encoding polysaccharide deacetylase family protein gives MSDAAGTGTGAAGASGLRARLVPAGRTAVKGAAAAADLLRRDRAGVTVLIYHRVGLHLLDGGGAGQMDVDPGDFDRQVAWLAANRRVLSLDEALSELSGPTDGAGPDRSAVVLTFDDGTPDWVEHALPVLERHRVPATFYVATRFVDEREELPGGGRPITWAALRELDSSDLVTVGSHTHGHVLLDRLAPGRVDEELDRSVDLLGEHLGSAPEHFAYPKAVAGSPVAESAVRRRFRSAVLAGTRANRPGQDPHRLNRSPVQRSDGERWFRRKVDGGLALEDDLRRSANRVRHRGRTT, from the coding sequence GTGAGCGACGCGGCGGGCACGGGCACCGGCGCCGCCGGTGCGAGCGGGCTGCGCGCCCGGCTCGTGCCCGCCGGTCGGACCGCGGTCAAGGGCGCGGCCGCGGCTGCGGACCTGCTGCGGCGCGACCGGGCCGGGGTGACGGTGCTCATCTACCACCGGGTCGGCCTGCACCTGCTCGACGGCGGAGGGGCCGGGCAGATGGACGTCGACCCGGGCGACTTCGACCGCCAGGTGGCCTGGCTCGCCGCGAACCGGCGCGTCCTGTCGCTCGACGAGGCGCTCTCGGAGCTGTCGGGCCCGACCGACGGGGCCGGACCCGACCGCTCGGCGGTCGTGCTGACCTTCGACGACGGCACGCCCGACTGGGTCGAGCACGCGCTGCCGGTACTGGAGCGGCATCGGGTCCCGGCCACCTTCTACGTCGCGACCCGGTTCGTCGACGAGCGGGAGGAGCTGCCGGGCGGCGGTCGGCCGATCACGTGGGCGGCGCTGCGCGAGCTGGACTCGTCCGACCTCGTGACCGTCGGGTCCCACACCCACGGCCACGTCCTCCTCGACCGCCTGGCGCCGGGCCGCGTCGACGAGGAGCTCGACCGATCGGTCGACCTGCTGGGCGAGCACCTCGGCTCGGCGCCCGAGCACTTCGCCTACCCGAAGGCCGTGGCCGGCTCGCCGGTGGCCGAGTCCGCGGTGCGGCGACGGTTCCGCTCCGCCGTGCTGGCGGGGACCCGGGCCAACCGACCCGGCCAGGACCCGCACCGGCTGAACCGGTCGCCGGTGCAGCGGTCCGACGGCGAGCGCTGGTTCCGCCGCAAGGTGGACGGCGGGCTCGCGCTGGAGGACGACCTCCGCCGGTCCGCGAACCGCGTCCGCCACCGCGGCCGCACCACGTGA
- a CDS encoding redoxin domain-containing protein: MSDARTPPYLVPTLQGGTLPPSFHLGYWPPGSERSSDAEAAAATDELVFDLADVHHGHAVVDVGCGVGGTLARLTARHRDLRVIGVNVDEAQVRRCPDLGPPATIASSWVVADAAALPLARGSVDRVLCVEAAPHFRSRAAFHREAARVLRPGGVVAGTDLFVLPSHREDDDRAVESILQAGTGSWPHVFEDPEEARAGVVDAGLEVLGWVDISDGVGANFTAAGVLEGAVGAMVACLGRLHREGRLRVIAWSSRLAVTPDRAGTIDAMLKAGAPAPDFRLTDENGNEVASADLAGGWYLLYWYPKADTPGCTAQAEGLRDQIDAFIEHGCTVLGASFDDPADNRAFREKYQIPFRLLSDPDRTAGVAFGAADGPSSSHARRVAHLVGPDGVVARAYDVTDPGFFADAVLDDLDDLTG, translated from the coding sequence GTGTCTGACGCGCGTACGCCGCCGTACCTCGTGCCCACTCTCCAGGGCGGCACGCTCCCGCCCTCGTTCCACCTGGGCTACTGGCCTCCCGGATCCGAACGGTCCTCCGACGCCGAGGCCGCGGCGGCGACCGACGAGCTGGTGTTCGACCTCGCCGACGTCCACCACGGGCACGCGGTGGTGGACGTCGGCTGCGGCGTCGGCGGCACCCTCGCCCGGTTGACGGCGCGGCATCGCGACCTCCGAGTGATCGGTGTCAACGTCGACGAGGCTCAGGTCCGGCGTTGTCCCGACCTCGGCCCGCCCGCGACGATCGCCTCGTCGTGGGTCGTGGCCGACGCCGCGGCCCTCCCGCTCGCACGCGGCTCCGTCGACCGCGTGCTGTGTGTGGAGGCGGCGCCGCATTTCCGGTCCCGCGCGGCCTTCCACCGCGAGGCGGCGCGTGTGCTCCGACCGGGCGGCGTGGTCGCCGGTACGGACCTGTTCGTGCTGCCGTCGCACCGGGAGGACGACGACCGTGCCGTCGAGTCGATCCTGCAGGCGGGGACGGGGAGCTGGCCCCACGTCTTCGAAGACCCCGAGGAGGCCCGCGCCGGCGTCGTCGACGCCGGGCTCGAGGTCCTCGGCTGGGTGGACATCTCCGACGGTGTCGGCGCCAACTTCACGGCCGCCGGCGTGCTCGAGGGCGCCGTCGGGGCGATGGTCGCCTGCCTCGGCCGGCTGCACCGCGAGGGTCGTCTGCGCGTGATCGCCTGGTCGTCGCGACTGGCGGTGACCCCCGACCGCGCCGGTACCATCGACGCGATGTTGAAGGCAGGGGCACCGGCACCGGACTTCCGGCTGACCGACGAGAACGGGAACGAGGTGGCGAGCGCGGACCTCGCCGGCGGGTGGTACCTCCTCTACTGGTACCCCAAGGCCGACACGCCGGGCTGCACCGCCCAGGCCGAGGGCCTCCGCGACCAGATCGATGCCTTCATCGAGCACGGTTGCACGGTGCTGGGCGCGTCGTTCGACGATCCAGCGGACAACCGGGCGTTCCGCGAAAAGTACCAGATCCCGTTCCGTTTGCTCAGCGACCCGGATCGGACGGCGGGAGTGGCGTTCGGGGCCGCAGACGGCCCGTCGAGCTCGCACGCACGGCGTGTCGCGCACCTCGTCGGACCGGACGGTGTGGTCGCCCGTGCCTACGACGTGACCGACCCAGGCTTCTTCGCCGACGCCGTCCTCGACGATCTCGACGACCTCACCGGATGA
- a CDS encoding Rieske 2Fe-2S domain-containing protein: MTGTVAGAPAPASGPGEEGSGPSWTDLRGWFQVGWVDQLGDEAMPISALGLELVAWLDASRSPVVADARCPHMGAHLGHGSSLVDGCVRCPLHGWTWAGDGRNRSIPGTDDTTARRLGVRHSTTYRGALLVWLDPAGSAPDHDPEVELGTGDGTAEVVVGGHPDTTAVWRSTTIHPQVAIEDRVDVDHFAGPHATARPELVELDLRAASFTSEVRHGAGTEPGSRISSTVVGVGLSHLTVQFGDQVAEILLAVTPVADGRSDVFHTVWCRGADAAMAERAIQAVVPLMRTELEHDMVIWEHLVHVPEVSSEHFASAGAIRQVRAWSRRWYGDPERV, encoded by the coding sequence ATGACGGGGACCGTCGCCGGTGCCCCCGCTCCGGCGTCCGGCCCCGGGGAAGAGGGCTCCGGCCCGTCTTGGACTGACCTCCGCGGATGGTTCCAGGTCGGCTGGGTCGATCAGCTGGGCGACGAAGCGATGCCGATCTCCGCGCTCGGCCTCGAGCTGGTGGCGTGGCTCGACGCGTCCCGGTCCCCGGTGGTGGCCGACGCCAGGTGTCCTCACATGGGTGCCCACCTCGGCCATGGCTCGTCGCTGGTCGACGGTTGCGTGCGCTGCCCTCTGCACGGCTGGACGTGGGCGGGCGACGGTCGCAACCGATCGATTCCTGGGACCGACGACACGACGGCGAGACGGCTCGGAGTGCGCCACAGCACGACCTATCGGGGTGCGCTCCTCGTCTGGCTCGACCCTGCGGGGTCGGCGCCGGACCACGACCCGGAGGTGGAGCTCGGCACGGGTGACGGCACCGCGGAGGTGGTCGTCGGAGGTCATCCGGACACGACGGCCGTCTGGCGCTCGACGACCATCCACCCGCAGGTGGCGATCGAGGACCGGGTCGATGTCGATCACTTCGCCGGTCCGCACGCCACCGCCCGTCCCGAGCTGGTCGAACTGGACCTGCGGGCGGCCTCGTTCACATCGGAGGTCCGTCACGGGGCGGGCACGGAGCCCGGGTCGCGCATCAGCTCGACCGTGGTCGGGGTCGGGCTCAGCCACCTCACGGTCCAGTTCGGCGACCAGGTCGCCGAGATCCTGCTCGCCGTCACACCGGTCGCGGACGGGCGGAGCGATGTGTTCCACACCGTGTGGTGCCGCGGTGCCGATGCGGCGATGGCGGAACGGGCGATCCAGGCGGTGGTCCCGCTGATGCGCACGGAGCTCGAGCACGACATGGTCATCTGGGAGCACCTGGTGCACGTGCCCGAGGTGTCGTCGGAGCACTTCGCGAGCGCCGGGGCGATCCGGCAGGTGCGGGCGTGGTCCCGACGCTGGTACGGAGACCCGGAGCGTGTCTGA
- a CDS encoding cupin domain-containing protein, with protein MQQSVDPVAAARGVAITGDLGARGTVLSLTPSGGDAEEQALYEAAERSRTAAVAALASMVPGWDVDEATTSLGGARASAFDVGATELPFADVAGAVDAYLAGGDLRSWRASLVDPADGLPVQLPQQFKARDTAPDPVGRANPFAVADAVRSGRTLVLNQSETQVGSDWALLVDVIATAFRAPTQINTYVSAGLAQGFGSHWDDHDVLIVQAHGRKYWEVSFPGALAPIRQVVVDDASGEVAWSGILEPGWAVYIPRGWPHRVNGFVDESSVHLTYSIRRANLIDVLGSVPPERLTAEIERSDLEHGLGYFRSQITPFPRTGPITTLDAVTDGLRGATLRVRLPGGMVFVRTSELRGDVIHIAGNMQSMAIHRNVVPALCALLDGASHIDELAERCSLAPDELRAAIVQLGEAGLVEIGRVGSR; from the coding sequence GTGCAGCAGTCCGTCGACCCTGTCGCGGCGGCTCGGGGCGTTGCGATCACCGGCGATCTCGGTGCGCGGGGGACCGTTCTCTCGCTGACGCCGAGCGGCGGTGACGCGGAGGAGCAGGCGCTGTACGAGGCCGCCGAGCGATCACGCACCGCGGCGGTCGCCGCGCTCGCCTCGATGGTGCCGGGATGGGACGTCGATGAGGCGACCACGTCGCTCGGCGGCGCCCGGGCCAGCGCGTTCGACGTCGGGGCGACGGAACTGCCGTTCGCCGATGTCGCGGGAGCGGTCGACGCGTACCTCGCGGGCGGAGACCTGCGTTCCTGGCGCGCCTCGCTCGTCGACCCGGCCGATGGCCTGCCGGTCCAGCTCCCCCAGCAGTTCAAGGCGCGCGACACCGCGCCGGACCCGGTCGGCCGGGCGAACCCCTTCGCCGTCGCGGATGCCGTCCGGTCCGGCCGCACGCTGGTGCTCAACCAGTCCGAGACCCAGGTTGGCTCGGACTGGGCGCTCCTGGTCGACGTGATCGCGACCGCCTTCCGCGCGCCCACGCAGATCAACACGTATGTCAGCGCCGGGCTCGCCCAGGGCTTCGGCTCCCACTGGGATGATCACGACGTGCTGATCGTCCAGGCCCACGGCCGTAAGTACTGGGAGGTGTCGTTCCCTGGCGCGCTCGCCCCCATCCGCCAGGTCGTCGTCGACGATGCGTCCGGCGAGGTGGCGTGGTCGGGCATCCTCGAACCCGGCTGGGCCGTCTACATCCCCCGTGGCTGGCCGCACCGGGTCAACGGCTTCGTCGACGAGTCCTCGGTGCACCTGACCTACAGCATCCGGCGTGCGAACCTGATCGACGTGCTCGGTTCCGTGCCTCCGGAGCGGCTCACCGCCGAGATCGAACGTTCCGACCTCGAGCACGGGTTGGGGTACTTCCGTTCGCAGATCACGCCCTTCCCCCGGACCGGTCCCATCACCACCCTCGACGCCGTGACGGACGGGCTCCGGGGTGCGACGCTCCGCGTCCGGCTCCCCGGAGGGATGGTCTTCGTCCGGACGTCGGAGCTGCGGGGCGATGTCATCCACATCGCGGGCAACATGCAGTCGATGGCCATCCACCGCAATGTCGTTCCGGCCCTCTGCGCGCTCCTCGACGGCGCGTCGCACATCGACGAGCTCGCGGAACGGTGCTCGCTGGCACCCGACGAGCTCCGCGCCGCGATCGTGCAGCTCGGCGAGGCGGGACTCGTCGAGATCGGCCGAGTCGGATCCCGCTGA
- a CDS encoding glycosyltransferase family 4 protein, with translation MTRLVHLTTADISLELLLGPQLSAFREAGYEVIGVSAPGPFVERIEARGVRFVPLRHATRSMALGRDARALAELRDLFRELRPDVVHTHNPKTGVYGRLAARAAGVPVVLNTVHGLYAQPGDALPRRAAVYGLERAASTCSQAELVQNPEDLATLRDVLHVPPRKLVLLGNGVDLERFGRDDGSDAVRAEVRAELGIPERAVVVGAVGRLVLEKGYAELLAAWSDVVARHPEAVLVVVGPQEADKADAVPAELLDRARADGVRFLGMRDDVERLYRALDVYVLASHREGFPRSAMEAAASGLAVVATDIRGCRQVVEPGLTGELVPVRSAPALAAAIAGLVVDGGRRRAYGLAGAELARRRFDQRAVIRTTLSTYERLLGAAGLEPPRGTAGLGPPGGAAA, from the coding sequence GTGACCCGGCTCGTCCACCTGACCACCGCCGACATCAGCCTCGAGCTGCTCCTCGGCCCGCAGCTCTCCGCCTTCCGGGAGGCCGGCTACGAGGTGATCGGGGTGAGCGCGCCCGGCCCGTTCGTCGAGCGGATCGAGGCTCGCGGCGTGCGGTTCGTGCCGCTCCGCCACGCCACCCGGTCCATGGCGCTGGGCCGCGACGCGCGCGCCCTCGCCGAGCTCCGCGACCTGTTCCGGGAGCTGCGGCCCGACGTCGTGCACACCCACAACCCGAAGACCGGGGTGTACGGCCGGCTCGCCGCCCGGGCCGCCGGCGTGCCGGTGGTGCTCAACACGGTGCACGGCCTGTACGCGCAGCCCGGCGACGCCCTGCCGAGGCGCGCCGCGGTCTACGGCCTGGAGCGTGCGGCGTCGACGTGCTCGCAGGCGGAGCTGGTGCAGAACCCCGAGGACCTCGCGACGCTGCGCGACGTGCTCCACGTCCCACCCCGGAAGCTGGTGCTGCTCGGCAACGGCGTCGACCTGGAGCGCTTCGGCCGCGACGACGGGTCGGACGCGGTCCGCGCCGAGGTGCGGGCGGAGCTGGGCATCCCCGAGCGCGCCGTGGTCGTGGGGGCGGTCGGCCGGCTCGTGCTCGAGAAGGGCTACGCCGAGCTGCTCGCCGCCTGGTCCGACGTCGTCGCCCGCCATCCCGAGGCCGTGCTGGTGGTGGTCGGGCCCCAGGAGGCCGACAAGGCCGACGCCGTCCCCGCCGAGCTCCTCGACCGGGCCCGGGCCGACGGCGTCCGGTTCCTCGGCATGCGCGACGACGTCGAGCGCCTGTACCGGGCGCTCGACGTCTACGTGCTGGCGTCGCACCGCGAGGGCTTCCCGCGATCGGCGATGGAGGCCGCCGCCTCGGGGCTCGCCGTCGTGGCCACCGACATCCGCGGGTGCCGCCAGGTCGTCGAGCCCGGCCTGACCGGCGAGCTCGTCCCGGTGCGCTCGGCACCCGCCCTGGCCGCGGCGATCGCCGGACTGGTCGTGGACGGCGGGCGACGGCGCGCGTACGGGCTCGCCGGGGCCGAGCTCGCCCGGCGCCGGTTCGACCAGCGGGCCGTGATCCGCACCACCCTCTCGACATACGAGCGGCTGCTCGGCGCGGCGGGGCTCGAACCGCCGCGTGGAACAGCGGGGCTCGGACCGCCCGGTGGGGCGGCGGCGTGA
- a CDS encoding PqqD family protein — protein sequence MTTAVPETGPRRRDDAVEVPLGDDLLIGSDLTGRSRVLDPVAAILWSSLDGTVSVDELAADVADALGGDVGARRAQVDEFLGSLREAGLLAGPQPDGVVPRRVHPPLDPTSCVGQRLGLARSTVRQVQGPTTSFRFGANDHHLVDALAAAVPTAEPDDHDLDGYVARLSSGRVARVQQLFDDMGNTLHAGRDAAACAEALARTVGGRLALEGGGAWYEGPSLVTGAGITLVHPAIGHEVVGAFRSELEERGVRSTPSGLVRLVDDRHVELPDDARRPGSAEVVDLVGVVVPGDGSARAAERGCLHLARRWDGDGVGAFVELARSAEVTVVDRGITGGELIDLLVRVAHGSTPGLGAAAL from the coding sequence ATGACGACCGCCGTGCCCGAGACCGGGCCGCGTCGTCGCGACGACGCGGTCGAGGTTCCGCTCGGCGACGACCTGCTGATCGGGTCCGACCTCACCGGACGAAGCCGTGTGCTCGATCCCGTAGCCGCGATCCTGTGGTCGTCGCTCGACGGCACGGTGAGCGTCGACGAGCTCGCTGCCGACGTCGCCGACGCACTCGGAGGTGACGTCGGTGCCCGCCGGGCCCAGGTGGACGAATTCCTCGGCTCGCTGCGTGAGGCCGGGCTGCTGGCGGGCCCCCAGCCGGACGGCGTCGTGCCCCGACGCGTCCACCCTCCGCTGGATCCCACCTCCTGCGTGGGTCAGCGGCTCGGCCTGGCGCGTTCGACCGTGCGCCAGGTCCAGGGGCCGACCACGTCCTTCCGCTTCGGCGCCAATGACCACCACCTCGTCGACGCGCTCGCGGCCGCAGTACCCACGGCGGAGCCCGACGATCACGACCTCGACGGGTACGTGGCCCGGCTGTCGAGCGGTCGGGTGGCGCGCGTGCAGCAGCTGTTCGACGACATGGGCAACACCCTGCACGCCGGTCGGGACGCCGCCGCCTGCGCCGAGGCCCTGGCCCGGACCGTCGGTGGTCGTCTCGCACTGGAGGGCGGCGGCGCCTGGTACGAGGGGCCGTCGCTGGTGACCGGTGCGGGCATCACGCTGGTGCATCCCGCGATCGGCCACGAAGTGGTGGGTGCTTTCCGCAGCGAGCTCGAGGAGCGCGGCGTGCGCAGCACGCCGAGCGGCCTGGTCCGGCTGGTCGACGATCGTCACGTCGAGCTGCCCGACGACGCGCGCCGCCCCGGCTCGGCGGAGGTGGTCGACCTGGTCGGTGTGGTCGTGCCCGGCGACGGCTCGGCGCGCGCAGCGGAGCGAGGCTGCCTGCACCTCGCTCGCCGCTGGGACGGCGACGGTGTGGGAGCCTTCGTGGAGCTGGCCAGGTCCGCGGAGGTCACGGTGGTGGACAGGGGCATCACGGGTGGCGAGTTGATCGATCTCCTCGTGCGGGTGGCCCATGGTTCCACCCCGGGCCTGGGAGCCGCCGCCCTCTAG
- a CDS encoding arsenate reductase/protein-tyrosine-phosphatase family protein: MSAAANPLGTRPFHVLVVCTANQARSPLGEVIARELLDRRGIDGWVSSAGFRRAGRPAASGSVEVAAARGLDLSRHLSRTVDERLVRSADLVVTMQADHVQDLAAMFPGSEVSTMALRELAIEARTGPMDVDAVHRWVRETAGARSPLELAARDDLDVPDPIGRDLDHFRRAADEIDSLFRRVFDTWFGGAR; this comes from the coding sequence GTGAGCGCGGCGGCCAACCCCCTCGGGACGCGACCCTTCCACGTGCTCGTCGTGTGCACGGCGAACCAGGCCCGCTCCCCCCTCGGCGAGGTCATCGCCCGGGAGCTGCTCGACCGGCGTGGCATCGACGGGTGGGTGAGCTCGGCCGGGTTCCGCCGCGCCGGTCGCCCGGCTGCCTCGGGCAGCGTCGAGGTGGCGGCAGCCCGGGGTCTCGACCTCTCCCGCCACCTGAGCCGCACCGTCGACGAGCGCCTCGTCCGCAGCGCCGACCTCGTCGTGACGATGCAGGCCGACCACGTCCAGGACCTGGCCGCGATGTTCCCCGGCAGCGAGGTGTCCACGATGGCGCTGCGCGAGCTCGCCATTGAGGCCCGCACCGGGCCGATGGACGTCGACGCCGTGCACCGGTGGGTGCGCGAGACCGCCGGCGCCCGCTCGCCCCTGGAGCTCGCGGCGCGCGACGACCTCGACGTGCCCGACCCGATCGGCCGCGACCTCGACCACTTCCGCCGCGCCGCCGACGAGATCGACTCGCTGTTCCGCCGCGTGTTCGACACCTGGTTCGGCGGGGCGCGGTGA
- a CDS encoding 2OG-Fe(II) oxygenase has translation MQTLPFDDSWPLRKLSLGIAELNAEGPRVDVESFEVADLPSVVRYEGGSNDHFRAHQDVGPSQSTRKLTFVLQLSDPSDYRGGALVFPEVGHSAEMTRGELVVFPSYLRHVVTPVLTGTRLALIGWVHGPAFR, from the coding sequence GTGCAGACGCTTCCCTTCGATGATTCCTGGCCGCTGCGGAAGCTGTCGCTCGGGATCGCCGAGTTGAACGCCGAGGGTCCGAGGGTGGACGTCGAGTCGTTCGAGGTGGCGGACCTGCCGTCCGTGGTGCGTTACGAGGGTGGGTCGAACGACCACTTCCGCGCCCACCAGGACGTGGGTCCGTCGCAGTCGACGCGCAAGCTGACGTTCGTGCTCCAGCTCAGCGACCCTTCGGACTACCGAGGGGGAGCGCTCGTGTTCCCGGAGGTCGGTCACAGCGCGGAGATGACCCGGGGGGAGCTCGTCGTCTTCCCGTCGTACCTGCGGCACGTCGTCACGCCCGTGCTGACCGGTACCCGCCTCGCTCTGATCGGATGGGTGCATGGTCCAGCGTTCCGGTGA
- a CDS encoding nucleotide sugar dehydrogenase, whose product MARIQGRVVIIGQGYVGLPLAVRAAEAGYDVIGFETDARKVKLLDAGVSHVEDISDERLAGVVAAGRYRASLDPTDLEGFDVAVVSVPTPMGDGVPDLSYIESAAATVAPRISPGSCVILESTTYPGTTEELVGPILEAGSGLRVGEDFHLGYSPERIDPGNETWRLENTPKVVSGVDAASLDAVKAFFDRVVDRTVPVSGTREAELTKLLENTFRHVNIALVNELAVFAHDLGIDVWEAIDAASTKPFGYMRFTPGPGVGGHCLPIDPSYLSWQVKRSLGQAFRFVELANDVNEHMPDYVVRRCQALLNDLSLSVKGSDVVLFGLAYKANTGDARETPTRGVVEGLVALGANVSIADPHVADHQFPEGVARVAGTPDDVAAADLAVYLVDHDAFDGDALAATDTPVLDTRRVLKGARVHYL is encoded by the coding sequence ATGGCACGGATCCAGGGCCGAGTGGTGATCATCGGGCAGGGCTACGTGGGTCTCCCGCTCGCCGTCCGGGCCGCCGAGGCGGGCTACGACGTGATCGGCTTCGAGACCGACGCCCGCAAGGTCAAGCTGCTCGACGCCGGCGTGTCCCACGTGGAGGACATCTCCGACGAGCGGCTGGCCGGCGTCGTGGCGGCCGGGCGCTACCGGGCCTCGCTCGACCCCACCGACCTCGAGGGCTTCGACGTCGCGGTCGTCTCGGTGCCCACCCCGATGGGTGACGGCGTGCCGGACCTGTCCTACATCGAGTCGGCGGCCGCCACCGTCGCCCCGCGGATCAGCCCGGGATCGTGCGTGATCCTCGAGTCGACCACCTACCCGGGCACCACCGAGGAGCTGGTCGGCCCGATCCTCGAGGCGGGCTCCGGCCTGCGGGTCGGCGAGGACTTCCACCTCGGCTACTCCCCCGAGCGCATCGACCCCGGCAACGAGACGTGGCGGCTCGAGAACACGCCCAAGGTCGTCTCTGGCGTGGATGCGGCATCGCTCGACGCGGTGAAGGCGTTCTTCGACCGCGTCGTCGACCGCACCGTCCCCGTCTCCGGCACCCGCGAGGCCGAGCTCACGAAGCTGCTCGAGAACACGTTCCGCCACGTCAACATCGCGCTCGTGAACGAGCTCGCCGTGTTCGCGCACGACCTCGGCATCGACGTCTGGGAGGCGATCGACGCGGCGTCCACCAAGCCGTTCGGCTACATGCGCTTCACGCCCGGTCCGGGCGTCGGCGGACACTGCCTGCCCATCGACCCGAGCTACCTGTCGTGGCAGGTGAAGCGGTCGCTCGGCCAGGCCTTCCGGTTCGTCGAGCTCGCGAACGACGTGAACGAGCACATGCCGGACTACGTCGTCCGCCGCTGCCAGGCCCTCCTCAACGACCTGTCGCTGAGCGTGAAGGGCAGCGACGTCGTGCTCTTCGGCCTGGCCTACAAGGCGAACACCGGCGACGCCCGGGAGACGCCGACCCGCGGCGTGGTCGAGGGCCTGGTCGCCCTCGGGGCGAACGTCTCGATCGCGGACCCCCACGTGGCCGACCACCAGTTCCCCGAGGGCGTGGCGCGCGTCGCGGGCACGCCGGACGACGTGGCCGCCGCCGACCTCGCCGTCTACCTCGTGGACCACGACGCGTTCGACGGCGACGCGCTCGCCGCCACCGACACGCCGGTGCTCGACACCCGGCGGGTCCTCAAGGGCGCGCGGGTCCACTACCTGTGA